From Rhodococcus sp. B7740, one genomic window encodes:
- a CDS encoding lipase family alpha/beta hydrolase produces MFASLAPARRRLAFFVLALVLVGILAAVAAFVASRPTSDPVASVDQSVPGPVLLVPGFGGSTDALDVLAAELRENGRDATVVALPDGGVGDLTVQAQTLRDAVDAALTRTAATSVDVVGYSAGGVVARIWASDLGGVEQARRIVTLGSPHHGTQVAALASQVLPDQCPTACQQLVPDSSVLTALNSGDETPEGPQWVSVWTELDQVVTPPSSARLDGAIDIPVQSVCADSTVDHGNLPRDPLVGAIVSAQLDGDSTTQLGAADCSRLSS; encoded by the coding sequence GTGTTCGCCTCCCTCGCCCCCGCTCGCCGTCGTCTCGCGTTTTTCGTACTCGCTCTCGTCCTGGTCGGAATTCTCGCGGCCGTTGCGGCCTTCGTCGCATCACGCCCCACGAGCGACCCCGTCGCGAGCGTCGACCAGTCCGTTCCCGGCCCGGTGCTGCTGGTCCCCGGGTTCGGCGGGTCCACCGACGCGTTGGATGTGCTTGCGGCGGAACTACGAGAGAACGGCCGCGACGCGACCGTCGTGGCCCTGCCCGACGGCGGCGTCGGCGACCTGACCGTGCAGGCGCAGACCCTGCGCGACGCCGTCGACGCAGCCCTGACTCGGACGGCGGCGACGTCGGTCGACGTCGTCGGGTATTCCGCGGGCGGGGTGGTGGCCCGGATCTGGGCTTCCGATCTGGGCGGCGTCGAGCAGGCTCGACGCATCGTGACCCTCGGCTCCCCACATCACGGCACCCAGGTGGCCGCTCTGGCGTCCCAGGTCCTGCCCGACCAATGCCCGACGGCCTGTCAGCAGCTCGTCCCCGACAGTTCCGTGCTCACCGCCCTGAACTCCGGCGACGAGACACCGGAGGGGCCGCAGTGGGTGTCGGTGTGGACCGAACTGGACCAGGTGGTGACCCCGCCGTCCTCGGCCCGACTCGACGGCGCGATCGACATCCCCGTGCAGAGCGTGTGTGCGGACTCCACCGTCGATCACGGGAACCTGCCCCGCGATCCTCTCGTCGGCGCAATCGTGTCCGCCCAGTTGGACGGCGATTCCACCACCCAGCTCGGCGCAGCCGATTGCAGCCGTCTCAGCTCGTGA
- a CDS encoding ABC transporter permease, whose protein sequence is MIGVELRAMLSRPRTWVVILLLNLLPTVVAGLLALTDVGPRPGEGPAFLSAVLTNGQLFPLAALAIVLPLFLPVAVSVIAGDAVAGEAQAGTLRYLLARPVGRTKLLVAKLISVAAFVLLAVVIVAAVAYFVGTTLFDVSTVGGVASVSGTVLTDQQVAVRTVIAVLYVTLSMLGVAAMGLFLSTLTDSPLAATLGALAFLIASSLLLTLDAADAIAPYLPTRYWLAFVDLFRDPVPTRDLVRGVGLQGVYVLVLLGAAWANFTTKDITS, encoded by the coding sequence ATGATCGGCGTCGAGCTGCGCGCAATGCTGAGCCGACCCCGCACGTGGGTCGTCATTCTCCTGCTCAATCTGCTGCCCACCGTCGTCGCGGGTCTGTTGGCCCTCACCGACGTCGGTCCGCGGCCCGGCGAAGGCCCCGCCTTCCTGTCGGCGGTGCTCACCAACGGTCAGCTCTTCCCGCTCGCCGCGCTCGCCATCGTGCTTCCGTTGTTTCTTCCTGTCGCTGTATCGGTCATCGCAGGCGATGCCGTTGCCGGGGAGGCCCAGGCCGGCACCCTGCGCTACCTGCTCGCGCGCCCGGTGGGACGCACCAAGCTACTGGTGGCGAAGCTGATCTCGGTGGCCGCCTTCGTGCTGCTGGCGGTGGTCATCGTGGCTGCTGTCGCGTACTTCGTCGGCACGACGCTGTTCGACGTCTCGACCGTTGGGGGCGTCGCGAGCGTGTCCGGCACGGTGCTGACCGATCAACAGGTCGCCGTGCGCACCGTCATCGCCGTGCTCTACGTGACGCTCTCGATGCTCGGAGTGGCGGCCATGGGCCTGTTCCTCTCGACCCTGACCGACTCCCCGCTCGCCGCGACGCTCGGCGCACTGGCGTTCCTGATCGCCAGCTCGCTGCTGCTGACGTTGGACGCCGCCGACGCCATCGCGCCGTACCTCCCGACGCGATACTGGTTGGCCTTCGTAGACCTCTTCCGCGACCCGGTGCCCACGCGGGACCTGGTGCGCGGGGTCGGGTTGCAGGGCGTCTACGTCCTCGTGCTTCTGGGTGCGGCGTGGGCGAACTTCACGACCAAGGACATCACGAGCTGA
- a CDS encoding ABC transporter ATP-binding protein — protein sequence MIRTTGLTKSYGSVRAVDGVDLDVRAGDIYGFVGANGSGKTTTVRMLLGLVLATSGQMQVLGEEMPRRRRSVLPRVGALIENPAAYPNLSGRRNLTLLDAAGPGGSRRSRTARVGEALEQVGLGGVGRRPVKQYSLGMRQRLGLAAALMRTPELLILDEPTNGLDPQGILEIRELLLGLHAKGTTVFLSSHLLAEVEQLCDRVGVLDRGRLVLQDQLSAFQQPTGRVLVTTPDPAEAITVLSGIQNATVFHREGQQLVIEHPDSALLNRLLVEGGVRVSELSPQQMSLEQSVLAVTGASADRVDGPVRSTEMEVTA from the coding sequence ATGATCCGCACGACCGGCCTGACCAAGAGTTACGGATCGGTGCGGGCAGTCGACGGCGTCGACCTCGACGTGCGCGCCGGCGACATCTACGGCTTCGTGGGCGCGAACGGATCCGGTAAGACGACGACCGTGCGGATGCTGCTCGGGCTCGTCCTGGCGACCTCCGGGCAGATGCAGGTGCTCGGCGAGGAGATGCCGCGGCGACGCAGGAGCGTGCTGCCGCGGGTGGGGGCGCTGATCGAGAACCCCGCCGCCTACCCCAACCTCTCCGGACGACGGAATCTCACCTTGCTCGACGCAGCCGGGCCGGGAGGTTCCCGGCGCAGCAGGACCGCCCGCGTCGGCGAGGCCCTTGAACAGGTGGGACTCGGCGGGGTGGGACGGAGGCCGGTCAAGCAGTACTCGCTCGGAATGCGGCAGCGTCTCGGATTGGCTGCGGCACTGATGCGCACCCCCGAGCTGCTGATCCTCGACGAGCCGACCAACGGTCTCGACCCACAGGGAATCCTCGAGATTCGGGAGTTGCTCCTGGGCCTGCATGCGAAGGGCACCACCGTGTTCCTCTCGAGCCACCTGCTGGCCGAGGTGGAGCAATTGTGCGACCGCGTGGGAGTGCTCGATCGAGGTCGCCTCGTTCTGCAGGATCAGCTCTCCGCGTTCCAGCAGCCGACCGGTCGGGTGCTCGTGACCACCCCGGACCCGGCCGAGGCGATCACCGTGCTCTCCGGAATCCAGAACGCCACCGTGTTCCACCGTGAAGGGCAGCAGCTCGTGATCGAACACCCGGACTCGGCCCTGCTCAATCGGCTGCTCGTCGAAGGCGGCGTCCGGGTGAGCGAGCTGAGCCCGCAGCAGATGAGTCTGGAGCAGTCCGTGCTGGCCGTCACCGGTGCCAGTGCCGACCGCGTCGACGGTCCCGTCCGCTCCACCGAGATGGAGGTGACCGCATGA
- a CDS encoding LolA family protein, producing the protein MHKKWRWLAVVLGIAVLVTTPAVIERWPVDASDISAAELLSRVQSSTATPYSGYAQAVGGVTLPVTDGLGGLPDLLGDTTTLRAWYRAPDNWRVDTVRLAGERGLYRSPARLWSWDYEQNTAVVTPVPEPSLRLPRQADLLPPELGQRLLSEATADEVTRLPARRIAGRDAPGLRLIPSEPQSTITEVDVWADPDSGLPLQVDVLGDGVTRPIVSTAFLDFSSATPDAYTVRFVPPPGTDVQQQDGLDIASFADGIDSAGLPSTLSGLDLRDRGVQGAVGIYGRGVTELIAAPLPRRAARGLVDQLRAAPGAVVTGSSVALTIGPLNVLITEPSADRRRYLLSGTVTAQTLATAAQQLEGAAT; encoded by the coding sequence GTGCACAAGAAGTGGCGGTGGCTGGCGGTGGTGCTCGGCATCGCCGTGCTCGTCACCACGCCCGCGGTGATCGAGCGCTGGCCCGTCGACGCGTCGGACATCAGTGCGGCCGAACTGCTCTCCCGCGTCCAGTCCTCGACCGCCACCCCGTACTCGGGCTACGCCCAGGCCGTCGGCGGTGTCACCCTCCCCGTCACCGACGGTCTCGGCGGACTTCCGGATCTGTTGGGCGACACCACGACTCTGCGGGCTTGGTATCGCGCCCCGGACAACTGGCGCGTCGACACCGTGCGCCTCGCCGGTGAGCGCGGTCTCTACCGGAGCCCGGCTCGGCTGTGGAGCTGGGACTACGAACAGAACACGGCCGTGGTGACCCCCGTCCCCGAGCCGAGTCTGCGCCTGCCTCGCCAAGCCGACCTGCTACCCCCGGAGCTCGGGCAGCGGTTGCTCAGCGAGGCGACCGCCGATGAGGTCACCCGGCTTCCCGCCCGTCGGATTGCCGGCCGCGACGCCCCCGGCCTGCGGCTGATCCCCAGCGAACCGCAGAGCACGATCACCGAGGTCGACGTGTGGGCCGACCCCGACAGCGGGCTTCCACTGCAGGTCGACGTGCTGGGCGACGGGGTCACTCGCCCCATCGTCAGCACCGCTTTCCTCGACTTCTCCTCCGCGACCCCGGACGCGTACACCGTCCGATTCGTCCCGCCGCCGGGCACCGATGTGCAGCAGCAGGACGGTCTCGACATCGCCTCGTTCGCCGACGGGATCGACTCTGCCGGTCTCCCTTCGACACTGTCGGGACTCGATCTGAGGGACCGCGGAGTCCAGGGTGCGGTGGGAATCTACGGCCGCGGGGTGACGGAGTTGATCGCTGCTCCGCTACCGCGCCGCGCCGCGCGGGGGCTCGTCGATCAGCTGCGGGCCGCGCCGGGGGCGGTCGTCACCGGTAGCAGCGTCGCACTGACGATCGGCCCCCTCAACGTCCTGATCACCGAGCCCAGCGCCGACCGGCGTCGCTACCTGCTCTCCGGCACCGTCACCGCGCAAACCCTGGCCACCGCCGCCCAGCAGCTCGAAGGAGCAGCCACATGA
- a CDS encoding DNA alkylation repair protein translates to MPFADELIGPDAARTLLRTIRNAVPSADLSLLTGSVDQLGPLTLRARADLLRDALLVGLPGDYAEFARTIRRAAEDPDFQGWSIWPVTSAVATKAVEEQTSAAFDDGMSLLAELTGRLSSEFAIRTFLRADLDRALAIAAEWTRSSDEHVRRLASEGTRPYLPWSVRVPEILARPGVTVAILDELYRDDSDYVRRSVANHLNDFSRDVPDLVVRTAARWLDDPDAHTDRLVRHALRTVIKNGDTDALALLGFAPADLEVTGPTLDVAELRIGESVRFDASIHNVGTEPAKVAIDYIVHHTKANGGVTGKTFKLTTKTIAPGEGVDVARQHSFRALTTRKYYPGPHSIELQINGVSYGLANFVLVD, encoded by the coding sequence ATGCCCTTCGCCGACGAACTCATCGGCCCGGACGCGGCTCGCACGCTGCTTCGGACCATCCGCAACGCCGTACCGAGTGCTGATCTGTCGCTGCTGACGGGATCGGTCGATCAGTTGGGACCGCTCACGCTGCGGGCGCGCGCCGATCTACTGCGCGACGCGCTTCTCGTGGGATTGCCCGGCGATTACGCAGAGTTCGCTCGGACCATCCGACGGGCCGCCGAGGATCCGGATTTCCAAGGCTGGTCGATCTGGCCGGTCACGAGCGCCGTGGCGACGAAAGCCGTCGAGGAGCAGACCTCGGCCGCGTTCGACGACGGAATGTCGCTGCTGGCCGAACTCACCGGCAGACTCAGCTCCGAGTTCGCCATCCGCACGTTCCTACGAGCCGATCTGGATCGGGCTCTCGCCATCGCGGCGGAATGGACTCGATCATCGGACGAGCACGTGCGGCGTCTGGCATCGGAAGGCACACGCCCGTATCTGCCGTGGTCGGTGCGTGTCCCCGAGATTCTTGCGCGGCCCGGCGTCACGGTAGCGATCCTCGACGAGCTCTACCGGGACGACAGTGACTACGTTCGGCGGTCGGTCGCCAACCACCTCAACGACTTCAGCCGGGACGTCCCGGACTTGGTCGTTCGGACGGCGGCGCGGTGGCTCGACGACCCGGACGCGCACACCGACCGGCTCGTACGACACGCACTTCGGACGGTGATCAAGAACGGTGACACCGACGCACTCGCCCTGCTGGGGTTCGCGCCCGCCGACTTGGAGGTGACAGGCCCCACCCTCGACGTCGCGGAGCTACGGATCGGTGAGAGCGTGCGCTTCGATGCGTCGATCCACAATGTCGGCACCGAACCGGCCAAGGTCGCGATCGACTACATCGTCCACCACACCAAGGCCAACGGTGGAGTGACGGGTAAGACGTTCAAGCTGACGACGAAAACGATCGCGCCCGGTGAGGGCGTCGACGTTGCGCGGCAACACTCCTTTCGAGCGTTGACCACACGGAAGTACTACCCCGGCCCGCACTCGATCGAGCTCCAGATCAACGGTGTGAGTTACGGTCTCGCGAATTTCGTGCTCGTCGACTGA
- a CDS encoding spore photoproduct lyase family protein, with protein sequence MDNDLSAPTRLWTPSRVLVTRSASELPHTAEIIRRCEAAGVTEIDMLQGDRLTGLRGESERETYARAKTTMAVVVAPPSVLKPQPIPPSADWRIDLAKGCPAHCQYCYLAGSLSGPPITRVFANIDDVLAGIGTHAGRGTITSGTEERGHEGTTFELSCYTDPLGIEHVTGSLAEAVRMVGAGTYGDDVSLRFTTKFDDVTELVTLDHGRRTRVRLSVNADDIAHRFEGGTARMPARIEALRRLALAGYRVGLTIAPIMPIPQWREQYGRLLSNVADAVRDVPDLDLTAEIITHRFTPSSKDVLLSWYPGTKLEMDESARTAKRNKFGGVKYVYPKDTMTEMRTWFVEELGSVLPDAQLLYWT encoded by the coding sequence ATGGACAACGATCTCTCTGCCCCCACTCGGCTGTGGACGCCCTCGCGTGTCCTGGTCACCCGGTCTGCGTCCGAGCTTCCCCATACCGCGGAGATCATCCGTCGATGCGAAGCAGCCGGAGTGACCGAGATCGATATGTTGCAGGGGGACCGTCTGACCGGCCTGCGCGGTGAGTCCGAGCGGGAGACCTATGCGCGTGCCAAGACGACGATGGCGGTGGTGGTGGCACCACCGAGTGTGCTGAAGCCACAACCGATTCCGCCGAGTGCAGATTGGCGTATCGATCTGGCGAAGGGGTGCCCGGCGCACTGTCAGTACTGCTATCTGGCGGGCTCGTTGTCCGGGCCTCCGATCACCAGGGTGTTCGCCAACATCGACGACGTCCTGGCCGGTATCGGCACCCATGCCGGCCGTGGCACCATCACCTCGGGGACCGAGGAGCGTGGACACGAGGGCACCACCTTCGAACTGTCCTGCTACACCGATCCTCTGGGGATCGAGCATGTGACGGGATCACTCGCCGAGGCCGTACGCATGGTGGGTGCAGGAACCTACGGCGACGACGTGTCGCTGCGTTTCACCACCAAGTTCGACGACGTCACCGAGTTGGTGACGCTCGATCACGGGCGACGAACCCGAGTTCGACTGTCGGTCAACGCCGATGACATCGCCCACCGATTCGAGGGTGGAACCGCGAGGATGCCCGCTCGGATCGAGGCGCTGAGACGGTTGGCTCTCGCCGGATATCGAGTGGGGCTGACGATCGCTCCGATCATGCCGATACCGCAGTGGCGCGAACAATACGGTCGACTGCTCTCGAACGTCGCCGACGCGGTGCGCGATGTCCCTGATCTCGACCTGACTGCCGAGATCATCACCCATCGATTCACGCCGTCCAGCAAGGACGTGCTGTTGAGTTGGTACCCGGGGACCAAGCTCGAGATGGACGAAAGTGCCCGCACAGCAAAGAGAAACAAGTTCGGCGGCGTGAAGTACGTCTACCCCAAGGACACGATGACCGAGATGCGCACATGGTTCGTCGAAGAACTGGGGTCCGTGCTCCCCGACGCGCAGCTTCTCTATTGGACGTGA
- a CDS encoding manganese catalase family protein translates to MQAEGALPVDSVGNPWSGGYVYNSGNLILDLMYNLMLESTGCLQKCRMYEMTANKAARSTISYRIVREQAPEGVPMEISPERLEEFAPGLDTDLMELIQQTAEMEMADIDATFGKMK, encoded by the coding sequence GTGCAGGCAGAGGGGGCACTGCCGGTCGATTCCGTCGGCAACCCGTGGAGCGGTGGCTACGTCTACAACTCCGGCAACCTAATCCTCGACCTGATGTACAACCTCATGCTCGAGTCGACCGGTTGCCTGCAGAAGTGCCGCATGTACGAGATGACCGCCAACAAGGCTGCGCGATCGACCATTTCGTACCGGATCGTGCGCGAGCAGGCCCCCGAAGGCGTTCCGATGGAAATCTCACCGGAACGGCTGGAGGAGTTCGCCCCGGGACTGGACACCGACCTCATGGAGCTGATTCAGCAGACCGCCGAGATGGAGATGGCCGACATCGACGCCACGTTCGGAAAGATGAAGTGA
- a CDS encoding dihydrofolate reductase family protein — protein sequence MAILTYNMHVSLDGFIENSAGSLDFSVPDEESHRFSNRQTEATTAFLFGRRLYEAMEDYWTDPLRAEGDDVEAEFARLYVDTPRIVFSDTLDSVADGCRLVRSADAVAEVKRLKRETEGTLAVGGAALAESLVDEIDQFEVILLPTILGGGKPYFPVGHHLDLTLAEQKVFAESGWLYLRYSVSR from the coding sequence ATGGCAATTCTGACGTACAACATGCACGTTTCTCTCGACGGCTTCATCGAGAATTCCGCAGGCAGTCTCGACTTCTCCGTGCCCGACGAGGAGTCCCATCGATTCTCGAACCGGCAGACGGAGGCCACTACTGCCTTTCTGTTCGGGCGTCGACTGTACGAGGCCATGGAGGACTACTGGACGGACCCGCTACGAGCGGAGGGTGACGACGTCGAGGCGGAGTTCGCGCGACTGTATGTGGACACCCCGCGGATCGTCTTCTCCGACACTCTCGATTCGGTGGCCGACGGGTGCCGGTTGGTGCGCAGTGCCGACGCTGTCGCCGAGGTCAAGCGACTGAAACGCGAGACCGAGGGGACATTGGCCGTGGGCGGTGCCGCATTGGCGGAGTCGCTGGTCGACGAGATCGATCAGTTCGAGGTCATCCTTCTGCCGACCATCCTGGGCGGTGGCAAACCGTACTTTCCGGTCGGTCACCATCTCGACCTGACACTCGCGGAGCAGAAGGTGTTCGCCGAGTCGGGGTGGCTGTATCTGCGTTACAGCGTGTCTCGCTGA
- a CDS encoding diguanylate cyclase domain-containing protein, with translation MSGWLWVVILNAITASAYLGIVLFIVRGLRRTAQLRKNRLALATAAIFTTCAAHHVLHAVHLLAGAGHSEHAGGGTIAIMRESMGGDLDVAVTLSTALAGVLYLGMRRSYGPLLRSPAMFDDAGEARYRQLAANLPHTTVFIVDPDLRFVLVEGADLVAEGYDPRRMEGKLLDDTVPTEVFAHVAPYYRAAVAGEESSFDSVSAGTGRVFQVRARPLRDEADAIVGAMVLSEDVTAEREARAELDRARAFRDAVLTASPDIATVVDVDTGHLTWASRSLRSLIGTATAGNPEGQPDGDSTVDGAEDSSDIEVLVEDLDIVAAADRAAASLADGESLTTQYRVRGLGGETRWLSRRTTPFRRGPSGEVLQVLSVLREVTDVVEAERALERAALQDPLTGLPNRMLLLDRIGSAIDRGARTGIAAVVLFCDLDGFKSVNDSGGHAAGDAVLVEVARRLRAILRSDDFIARVGGDEFVLVLDAQMDDPASDADGLAGSVAARIRAALASAIEFEGRQYEVSASIGMVVARRGATAQDVLRDADSAMYRAKQSGKDRIELFDDSEETVASAEQAIAGTAQ, from the coding sequence ATGAGCGGTTGGCTCTGGGTCGTGATCCTGAACGCGATCACTGCGTCGGCGTATCTCGGGATCGTGCTGTTCATCGTTCGTGGGCTGCGTCGCACCGCCCAGCTTCGGAAGAATCGATTGGCGCTGGCAACCGCCGCCATCTTCACCACCTGCGCGGCTCACCATGTGTTGCATGCGGTTCACCTGCTCGCGGGTGCCGGGCACAGCGAACATGCAGGCGGCGGAACGATCGCGATCATGCGGGAGTCCATGGGCGGCGATCTGGATGTCGCAGTGACCCTGTCGACCGCGTTGGCGGGTGTTCTGTATCTCGGAATGCGCCGCTCCTACGGTCCACTGCTTCGCTCGCCGGCGATGTTCGACGATGCCGGTGAGGCTCGGTACCGTCAGCTCGCCGCGAATCTGCCCCACACGACGGTGTTCATCGTCGACCCTGACCTTCGATTCGTCCTGGTCGAAGGTGCCGATCTGGTCGCGGAGGGCTACGACCCGCGCCGGATGGAAGGGAAGTTGCTCGATGACACGGTGCCAACGGAGGTCTTCGCGCACGTCGCTCCGTACTACCGGGCAGCTGTTGCAGGGGAGGAATCCTCCTTCGATTCCGTCAGCGCCGGGACCGGAAGAGTCTTTCAGGTTCGAGCCCGGCCGCTGCGCGACGAGGCCGATGCCATCGTCGGTGCCATGGTGCTGTCGGAGGACGTGACGGCCGAGCGTGAGGCGCGGGCGGAGCTGGATCGTGCGCGAGCATTCCGGGACGCAGTGTTGACCGCGTCGCCGGATATCGCGACGGTCGTCGACGTCGACACGGGGCACCTGACGTGGGCGTCGCGCAGCCTCCGCTCGTTGATCGGTACCGCGACCGCCGGTAATCCGGAGGGGCAGCCCGACGGAGATTCGACAGTCGACGGTGCCGAGGATTCGTCCGACATCGAGGTGCTTGTGGAGGACCTCGACATCGTTGCGGCGGCCGACCGGGCCGCTGCATCGTTGGCAGACGGGGAAAGCCTCACGACTCAGTACCGAGTGCGTGGCCTCGGCGGTGAGACCCGGTGGTTGTCGCGTCGAACCACGCCCTTTCGACGGGGGCCGTCGGGTGAGGTGCTGCAGGTGCTTTCGGTCCTCCGAGAGGTGACCGACGTCGTCGAGGCCGAGCGTGCTCTCGAACGTGCGGCGCTGCAGGATCCGTTGACGGGACTGCCCAATCGAATGCTGCTGTTGGACCGGATCGGCTCTGCGATCGATCGGGGCGCGCGCACCGGCATCGCGGCGGTGGTGCTGTTCTGCGACCTGGACGGTTTCAAGAGCGTGAACGACAGCGGTGGACATGCTGCTGGCGACGCGGTGCTGGTCGAGGTGGCACGGCGTCTGCGCGCGATACTCAGAAGCGACGACTTCATCGCCCGGGTGGGCGGTGACGAATTCGTCCTGGTCCTCGACGCCCAGATGGACGACCCGGCCTCGGACGCGGACGGACTCGCGGGCAGCGTGGCTGCGCGGATCAGGGCCGCGCTGGCCTCGGCCATCGAGTTCGAGGGACGGCAGTACGAGGTGTCGGCGAGCATCGGAATGGTGGTGGCCCGCAGGGGTGCCACAGCTCAGGATGTGCTTCGGGACGCGGATTCCGCGATGTACCGGGCCAAGCAGAGCGGCAAGGATCGGATCGAATTGTTCGACGATTCAGAGGAAACTGTCGCGTCCGCCGAACAGGCGATCGCGGGCACAGCACAATGA
- a CDS encoding AGE family epimerase/isomerase, whose product MTPADPGNWWTLPSHRSWLDTESSRLLDFGTTLDHPAGGAAWLDDRGNPDLDHPAHTYITARMAHVHFLGSVQGRPGSRRRADRVFDGLLTTLRDSKNGGWFESSADTASPDAVKSAYTHAFVVLAASAATAVGHARGREVLDEALDIVDSRFWDERYGMCSDTWTVDWSELDPYRGINANMHMVEALLAAADAGAPELWRERALRICDNVCRWSAANEWRVPEHFTAEWIPQLEYNRDDVANQFKPYGATVGHGFEWARLLVQASLVAGGRDYVDAAESLYDRAAVDGWQPGPTPGFVYTTDWTGQPVVTGRLHWVLCEAIGAAATLGRVTGEERYGTDYRTWWDVAADYFVDRVDGSWHHELDSHNVPAATVWSGKPDLYHAVQATWISRYAPNTSMLAALQPDSD is encoded by the coding sequence ATGACTCCAGCAGACCCCGGCAACTGGTGGACACTGCCCTCTCATCGATCGTGGCTCGACACCGAGTCGTCTCGACTTCTGGATTTCGGAACCACACTCGACCACCCCGCCGGAGGCGCGGCGTGGCTGGACGATCGCGGTAACCCCGACCTCGACCATCCGGCGCATACGTACATCACCGCTCGGATGGCGCATGTGCACTTTCTCGGGTCCGTGCAGGGCCGACCGGGTTCCCGCAGGAGAGCCGATCGCGTCTTCGATGGACTGTTGACCACGTTGCGGGACAGCAAGAATGGCGGTTGGTTCGAGTCCAGTGCCGACACGGCCTCGCCCGATGCAGTGAAATCGGCGTACACGCATGCCTTCGTGGTGCTCGCCGCGTCGGCTGCCACCGCGGTGGGTCACGCACGTGGCCGGGAAGTTCTCGACGAGGCACTCGATATCGTCGACTCTCGGTTCTGGGACGAACGGTACGGAATGTGTTCGGACACCTGGACTGTCGACTGGTCCGAGCTCGATCCGTATCGCGGCATCAACGCCAACATGCACATGGTCGAGGCGCTGCTGGCCGCCGCCGACGCCGGTGCGCCCGAGCTCTGGCGCGAACGTGCACTGCGTATCTGCGACAACGTATGTCGATGGTCCGCGGCCAACGAGTGGCGCGTCCCGGAGCACTTCACTGCAGAGTGGATCCCGCAGCTCGAGTACAACCGCGACGACGTAGCGAACCAGTTCAAGCCCTACGGTGCCACCGTCGGCCACGGCTTCGAGTGGGCGCGACTCCTCGTGCAGGCAAGTCTCGTTGCGGGCGGGCGGGACTACGTCGACGCGGCCGAGTCCCTCTACGACCGGGCTGCCGTCGACGGCTGGCAGCCCGGGCCCACCCCCGGGTTCGTCTACACCACGGACTGGACAGGGCAGCCGGTTGTCACGGGTCGACTGCACTGGGTGTTGTGCGAGGCGATCGGAGCAGCCGCGACTCTCGGACGCGTTACGGGAGAAGAACGGTACGGCACCGACTATCGAACGTGGTGGGACGTTGCGGCCGACTACTTCGTCGACCGCGTCGACGGCTCCTGGCATCACGAACTCGACTCCCACAACGTTCCAGCGGCAACGGTGTGGAGCGGAAAACCCGATCTCTACCACGCCGTCCAAGCGACGTGGATCAGCCGATATGCGCCGAACACGAGCATGTTGGCTGCGCTGCAGCCCGATTCGGACTGA
- a CDS encoding fumarylacetoacetate hydrolase family protein, which yields MAYISYEHNGIRGVGEVDGDSLIPLQGIDALGRTSSLEALAAADRLTGERLPIGDVRVLPAVTDPARVICVGLNYRDHIAETGREFPTYPVMFPKFASSLIGAYDDIAIPPESSEVDYEGEMAVIIGRAGRRITEENALDHVLGYAVANDITMRDFQYKTHQWMQGKAWDASTPLGPYVVCPDEVDLASCGIRTIVNGEKVQESDLSQLLFTVPNLIATISTFTTLEPGDVILTGTPGGVGYRRKPQLLLKPGDHVSVEIDNLGSVSNRLVAEVH from the coding sequence GTCGGCGAGGTCGACGGGGATTCGCTGATCCCGCTGCAGGGAATCGACGCACTCGGGCGAACCAGTTCGCTCGAGGCACTCGCCGCCGCGGATCGCCTGACCGGGGAGCGCCTGCCGATCGGCGACGTGCGCGTCCTCCCGGCTGTCACCGACCCCGCCCGAGTGATCTGCGTCGGACTGAACTACCGCGACCACATTGCCGAAACAGGACGCGAGTTCCCCACGTACCCGGTGATGTTTCCCAAATTCGCCTCCAGCCTGATCGGGGCCTACGACGACATCGCCATCCCACCGGAGAGTTCCGAGGTGGACTACGAGGGCGAGATGGCGGTGATCATCGGACGCGCGGGCAGGCGCATCACCGAGGAGAACGCACTCGATCACGTTCTGGGTTACGCCGTCGCAAACGACATCACGATGCGTGATTTCCAGTACAAGACGCATCAGTGGATGCAGGGAAAGGCTTGGGACGCAAGCACTCCCCTCGGCCCGTACGTCGTCTGCCCCGACGAGGTGGACCTCGCGAGCTGCGGCATCCGTACGATCGTCAACGGCGAGAAGGTACAGGAATCGGATCTGTCGCAGTTGCTGTTCACGGTGCCGAACCTGATCGCAACAATCTCCACGTTCACCACCCTCGAGCCCGGTGATGTCATCCTCACCGGCACGCCCGGCGGAGTGGGCTACCGCCGCAAGCCCCAGCTGTTACTGAAGCCCGGCGATCACGTGAGTGTGGAAATCGACAACCTCGGGTCGGTGAGCAACCGATTGGTGGCGGAGGTGCACTGA